One Citrobacter amalonaticus genomic window carries:
- a CDS encoding glycoside hydrolase family 127 protein has translation MKPEIMEVDLHRLKVSDPFFGQYQQLVRDVVIPYQWDALNDRIPEADPSHAIENFRIAAGRQQGEFYGMVFQDSDVAKWLEAVAWSLCQKPDAELEKTADEVIELIAAAQCEDGYLNTYFTAKAPDKRWSNLAECHELYCAGHMIEAGVAFFQATGKRSLLNVVCRFADYIDSVFGKEEHKLHGYPGHPEVELALMRLYEVTQESRYLNLSRYFVEARGTQPHYYDIEFEKRGGTSHWLIYGAGWMTHDKDYSQAHLPLTEQQTAIGHAVRFVYLMTGVAHLARLSQDEEKRQICLRLWKNMAQRQLYITGGIGSQGRGEAFSCDYDLPNDTVYAESCASIGLMMFARRMLEMEADSQYADVMERALYNTVLGGMALDGKHFFYVNPLEVQPNVLKFNHIYDHIKPVRQRWFGCACCPPNIARTLTSIGHYIYTPRPEALYINLYIGNSVTVPVNGGELGLKIRGNFPWQERVEISIESPQPVAHTLALRLPDWCNNPQVLLNGLPVEGEVRKGYLHLRRDWRAGDILTLTLPMPVRRVYGNPQVRHVAGKVALQRGPLVYCLEEADNGALLHNLSLPKESVFTLIEGKGVFAHKILLQAQGARKCPTQPGEQSLWHYDTAPGACQAQTLTFIPWFSWANRGEGEMRIWVDEA, from the coding sequence ATGAAACCTGAAATCATGGAAGTGGATCTCCACCGGCTTAAGGTCAGCGATCCGTTTTTCGGCCAGTACCAGCAACTGGTGCGCGATGTGGTCATCCCTTATCAGTGGGATGCGTTGAACGATCGTATTCCGGAAGCGGACCCCAGCCATGCGATTGAAAACTTCCGCATTGCCGCCGGGCGGCAGCAAGGGGAGTTTTACGGCATGGTGTTCCAGGACAGCGACGTGGCGAAATGGCTGGAGGCGGTGGCGTGGTCACTGTGCCAGAAGCCAGATGCAGAACTTGAGAAAACCGCCGATGAGGTGATCGAGCTGATTGCCGCCGCCCAGTGTGAAGACGGTTATCTGAATACGTATTTCACCGCCAAAGCGCCGGACAAACGCTGGAGCAATCTGGCCGAATGCCACGAGCTTTACTGCGCCGGACACATGATTGAAGCGGGCGTCGCCTTCTTTCAGGCCACCGGCAAGCGTAGCCTGCTGAACGTGGTGTGCCGCTTTGCTGACTATATCGACAGCGTGTTCGGCAAAGAAGAGCACAAGCTGCACGGATATCCCGGCCATCCGGAAGTGGAACTGGCGCTGATGCGGCTGTATGAAGTGACACAGGAATCGCGCTATCTGAATCTGTCGCGCTATTTTGTTGAAGCGCGCGGTACGCAGCCGCACTATTACGACATTGAGTTTGAAAAACGCGGCGGCACGTCGCACTGGCTGATTTACGGCGCGGGCTGGATGACGCACGATAAAGACTACAGCCAGGCGCATTTACCGTTAACGGAGCAACAGACGGCCATCGGTCACGCGGTGCGTTTTGTCTACCTGATGACCGGCGTGGCGCATCTGGCGCGCTTGAGTCAGGACGAAGAGAAGCGCCAGATCTGCCTGCGGCTGTGGAAAAACATGGCGCAACGCCAGCTGTACATCACCGGCGGCATCGGCTCGCAGGGGCGCGGCGAAGCGTTCAGTTGCGATTACGATTTGCCGAACGATACGGTATACGCTGAAAGCTGCGCCTCCATCGGCCTGATGATGTTCGCGCGCCGGATGCTGGAAATGGAAGCCGACAGCCAGTACGCCGATGTGATGGAGCGCGCGCTCTACAACACCGTGCTGGGCGGCATGGCGCTGGACGGCAAGCATTTCTTCTATGTGAATCCGCTGGAAGTGCAGCCAAACGTACTGAAATTCAACCATATTTACGATCACATTAAACCTGTTCGTCAGCGCTGGTTTGGCTGTGCCTGCTGCCCGCCGAACATCGCGCGAACGCTGACCTCTATTGGTCACTATATTTATACGCCGCGCCCGGAAGCGCTTTACATCAACCTGTATATTGGCAACAGCGTAACGGTTCCGGTTAATGGCGGCGAGCTGGGCCTGAAGATTAGAGGTAATTTCCCCTGGCAGGAACGGGTGGAGATAAGTATTGAATCCCCACAGCCGGTGGCGCATACGCTGGCACTGCGACTGCCGGACTGGTGCAATAATCCACAGGTACTGCTCAACGGTTTGCCTGTCGAGGGTGAGGTACGCAAGGGCTATCTGCATCTCCGCCGTGACTGGAGGGCGGGCGACATCCTCACGTTAACGCTGCCGATGCCGGTACGCCGTGTTTACGGCAACCCGCAGGTGCGCCACGTGGCGGGAAAAGTTGCGCTACAGCGTGGGCCGTTGGTGTACTGTCTGGAAGAGGCCGACAACGGCGCGTTGCTGCATAATCTGAGCTTGCCGAAAGAGAGCGTGTTTACCCTTATCGAAGGGAAAGGCGTTTTCGCCCACAAGATATTGCTCCAGGCGCAAGGAGCGCGAAAATGCCCGACGCAGCCGGGTGAACAGTCGCTGTGGCACTATGACACCGCCCCTGGCGCGTGTCAGGCTCAAACACTGACATTTATCCCATGGTTTAGCTGGGCCAACCGCGGCGAAGGGGAGATGCGGATTTGGGTGGATGAGGCGTAG
- the aaeR gene encoding HTH-type transcriptional activator AaeR: MERLKRMSVFAKVVEFGSFTAAARQLQMSVSSISQTVAKLEDELQVKLLNRSTRSIGLTEAGKIYYQGCRRMLHEVQDVHEQLYAFNNTPIGTLRIGCSSTMAQNVLAGITAKMLKEHPGLTVNLVTGIPAPDLIADGLDVVIRVGALQDSSLFSRRLGAMPMVLCAAKSYLAQYGIPEKPADLTNHSWLEYSVRPDNEFELIAPEGISTRLIPQGRFVTNDPMTLNRWLTAGAGVAYVPLMWVINEINRGELEILLPRYQSDPRPVYALYTEKDKLPLKVQVVINYLTDYFVDVSQIFQGMYGRGKEK; the protein is encoded by the coding sequence ATGGAACGATTAAAGCGCATGTCGGTGTTCGCGAAAGTGGTGGAATTTGGTTCTTTCACGGCCGCCGCCAGACAGCTACAAATGAGTGTTTCGTCAATCAGCCAGACGGTAGCAAAACTGGAAGATGAACTTCAGGTCAAGCTGCTGAACCGCAGCACGCGCAGCATTGGGCTTACCGAAGCCGGGAAAATTTATTATCAGGGCTGTCGGCGTATGCTGCATGAAGTGCAGGATGTTCACGAACAGCTTTATGCCTTTAACAACACGCCGATTGGTACGCTGCGCATTGGTTGTTCTTCAACCATGGCACAAAATGTCCTCGCGGGGATCACCGCCAAAATGCTCAAAGAGCACCCTGGCCTGACGGTCAATCTGGTCACCGGCATTCCGGCACCCGACCTGATTGCCGACGGTCTGGATGTGGTTATCCGCGTGGGCGCCCTCCAGGATTCCAGTCTGTTTTCCCGCCGCCTGGGCGCAATGCCGATGGTGTTATGCGCGGCGAAAAGCTATCTCGCCCAGTACGGGATACCGGAAAAACCGGCCGACCTCACCAACCACTCCTGGCTGGAATACAGCGTGCGTCCGGATAATGAGTTTGAGCTGATCGCACCGGAAGGGATCTCCACGCGACTGATCCCACAGGGACGGTTTGTGACCAACGATCCAATGACCCTCAACCGCTGGCTGACCGCCGGTGCGGGGGTCGCCTACGTCCCGCTGATGTGGGTGATCAACGAGATCAACCGGGGCGAACTTGAGATCTTACTGCCGCGCTACCAGTCCGATCCGCGCCCGGTCTATGCGCTATATACCGAAAAAGACAAACTGCCGCTGAAGGTACAGGTAGTGATCAACTATCTGACCGACTATTTCGTCGACGTGTCGCAGATTTTTCAGGGTATGTACGGTCGGGGAAAAGAGAAATAG
- the aaeX gene encoding p-hydroxybenzoic acid efflux pump operon protein AaeX, producing MSLFPVIVVFGLSFPPIFFELLLSLAIFWLVRRVLVPTGIYDFVWHPALFNTALYCCLFYLISRLFV from the coding sequence ATGAGTCTGTTTCCCGTTATCGTGGTGTTTGGTCTGTCCTTCCCACCGATATTCTTTGAATTGCTTCTGTCACTGGCGATTTTCTGGCTGGTGCGCCGGGTGCTGGTGCCTACGGGCATCTATGATTTTGTCTGGCATCCGGCTCTGTTTAATACTGCGCTGTATTGCTGTCTCTTTTACTTGATATCGCGCCTGTTCGTTTGA
- the aaeA gene encoding p-hydroxybenzoic acid efflux pump subunit AaeA, whose amino-acid sequence MKTLTRKISRTAITLVLVILAFIAIFRAWVYYTESPWTRDARFSADVVAIAPDVAGLITTVKVHDNQLVKKDQVLFTIDQPRYQKALEEAEADVAYYQVLAQEKRQEAGRRNRLGVQAMSREEIDQANNVLQTVLHQLAKAQATRDLARLDLERTVIRAPADGWVTNLNVYTGEFITRGSTAVALVKQNSFYVLAYMEETKLEGVRPGYRAEITPLGSNKVLKGRVDSIAAGVTNASSTRDDKGMATIDSNLEWVRLAQRVPVRIQLDDQQENLWPAGTTATVVITGKQDRDENNDSFFRKMAHRLREFG is encoded by the coding sequence GTGAAAACGCTGACAAGAAAAATCTCCCGTACGGCCATTACCCTCGTTCTGGTCATCCTGGCGTTCATCGCTATTTTCCGCGCCTGGGTCTATTACACCGAATCACCGTGGACGCGTGATGCCCGCTTCAGCGCAGACGTGGTTGCCATCGCGCCGGACGTTGCCGGACTCATCACTACCGTTAAGGTGCATGATAATCAACTGGTGAAGAAAGATCAGGTGCTGTTCACCATCGATCAACCACGCTACCAAAAAGCGCTGGAAGAGGCCGAAGCCGACGTTGCCTATTATCAGGTGCTGGCGCAAGAGAAACGCCAGGAAGCCGGACGCCGTAACCGTCTTGGCGTCCAGGCCATGTCCCGTGAAGAGATTGATCAGGCCAACAACGTTCTGCAAACCGTATTACATCAGCTTGCCAAAGCGCAGGCGACTCGCGACCTCGCCAGGTTAGATCTCGAACGTACCGTCATTCGCGCGCCTGCGGATGGCTGGGTGACCAACCTGAACGTCTATACCGGTGAGTTTATTACCCGAGGTTCAACCGCCGTGGCGCTGGTGAAACAGAACTCCTTTTATGTGCTGGCCTATATGGAAGAGACCAAGCTGGAGGGCGTCCGTCCGGGTTATCGTGCCGAAATTACCCCGTTGGGTAGCAATAAGGTGTTAAAAGGGAGAGTCGATAGCATCGCGGCAGGGGTCACCAATGCCAGCAGCACACGCGATGACAAAGGCATGGCGACGATCGATTCCAATCTGGAATGGGTACGCCTCGCACAGCGCGTTCCGGTGCGTATCCAGCTTGACGATCAACAGGAAAACCTGTGGCCAGCCGGTACCACCGCGACTGTCGTGATCACCGGTAAGCAGGATCGTGACGAAAACAATGACTCGTTCTTCCGTAAAATGGCGCACCGTCTGCGCGAATTTGGTTAA
- the aaeB gene encoding p-hydroxybenzoic acid efflux pump subunit AaeB, translating to MGIFSIANQHIRFAVKLACAIVLALFVGFHFQLETPRWAVLTAAIVAAGPAFAAGGEPYSGAIRYRGMLRIVGTFMGCIAALVIIIAMIRAPLLMILVCCIWAGFCTWLSSLVRIENSYAWGLSGYTALIIVITIQTEPLLTPQFAVERCSEIVIGIVCAIIADLLFSPRSIKQEVDRELDSLLVAQYQLMQLCIKHGDSEEVDKAWGDLVRRATALEGMRSNLNMESSRWARANRRLKAINTLSLTMITQSCETYLIQNTRPELITDTFREFFAMPVETAQDVHKQLKRLRRVIAWTGERETPVTLYTWAGAATRYLLLKRGVISNTKISATEEEVLQGEPVVKVESAERHHAMVNFWRTTLSCVLGTLFWLWTGWTSGNGAMVMIAVVTSLAMRLPNPRMVAIDFIYGTLAALPLGALYFLVILPNTQQSMLLLCLSLAVLGFFLGIEVQKRRLGSMGALASTINIIVLDNPMTFHFSQFLDSALGQIVGCVLAFLVIVIVRDNSRDRTGRVLLNQFVSAAVSAMTTNVVRRKENHLPALYQQLFLLMNKFPGDLPKFRLALTMIIAHQRLRDAPIPVNDDLSAFHQQLRRTADHVISAVNDDKRRRYFGQLLDELDVYQEKLRVWEAPPQVTEPVKRLTGMLHKYQHALTDS from the coding sequence ATGGGCATTTTTTCCATCGCCAATCAGCACATTCGCTTTGCGGTCAAACTGGCCTGCGCGATTGTCCTTGCGCTGTTTGTCGGTTTTCACTTTCAGCTTGAAACACCACGCTGGGCGGTGCTGACGGCGGCGATTGTTGCGGCGGGTCCGGCCTTTGCCGCCGGCGGCGAACCGTATTCTGGCGCGATTCGTTATCGCGGGATGTTGCGCATTGTCGGCACCTTTATGGGTTGTATTGCGGCGCTGGTGATCATCATTGCGATGATCCGCGCACCGCTGCTGATGATTCTGGTGTGCTGTATCTGGGCGGGGTTTTGTACCTGGCTCTCTTCACTGGTGCGCATTGAGAACTCCTATGCGTGGGGGTTATCGGGCTACACCGCGCTGATTATTGTCATCACTATTCAAACCGAACCGCTGTTAACGCCGCAATTTGCCGTAGAACGCTGTAGCGAGATTGTCATCGGGATTGTCTGCGCCATCATTGCGGATCTGCTCTTTTCTCCACGATCGATCAAGCAAGAGGTCGATCGTGAGCTGGATAGCCTGCTGGTGGCGCAGTACCAACTGATGCAGTTGTGCATTAAACATGGCGATAGTGAAGAAGTGGACAAGGCCTGGGGCGATCTGGTGCGCCGGGCCACGGCGCTGGAAGGAATGCGCAGCAACCTGAACATGGAATCCTCCCGCTGGGCGCGGGCGAATCGCCGCCTGAAGGCGATCAATACCCTGTCGCTGACCATGATTACGCAATCCTGTGAAACTTATCTGATCCAGAACACGCGTCCTGAGCTGATCACCGATACCTTTCGCGAGTTTTTCGCCATGCCGGTTGAAACCGCGCAGGATGTGCATAAACAGCTTAAGCGCCTGCGCCGGGTGATTGCCTGGACCGGCGAGCGTGAAACGCCCGTCACGCTGTATACCTGGGCTGGGGCGGCAACGCGTTATCTGCTGCTAAAGCGCGGCGTGATCAGCAATACCAAAATCAGCGCTACGGAAGAGGAGGTGTTGCAGGGAGAACCGGTGGTGAAAGTCGAGTCCGCGGAACGTCACCATGCCATGGTGAACTTCTGGCGCACCACGCTCTCTTGTGTGCTGGGAACGCTGTTCTGGCTGTGGACCGGCTGGACTTCTGGTAACGGCGCGATGGTGATGATTGCGGTAGTGACTTCGCTGGCGATGCGTCTGCCGAACCCACGCATGGTCGCTATCGACTTTATCTACGGTACGCTTGCCGCGCTGCCGCTGGGGGCGCTCTATTTTCTGGTGATCCTCCCCAATACCCAGCAGAGCATGCTGTTGCTCTGTCTGAGCCTCGCAGTGCTGGGGTTCTTTCTGGGGATCGAAGTACAGAAGCGGCGACTGGGGTCGATGGGCGCGCTGGCCAGTACCATTAACATTATCGTGCTGGATAACCCGATGACCTTCCACTTCAGTCAGTTCCTGGACAGTGCGTTAGGGCAGATTGTGGGCTGCGTACTGGCCTTTCTGGTCATTGTGATTGTGCGCGATAATTCTCGCGATCGTACGGGTCGTGTGCTGCTCAACCAGTTTGTTTCTGCGGCGGTGTCAGCGATGACCACTAACGTGGTCCGGCGCAAAGAAAACCATCTTCCCGCGCTTTATCAGCAGTTGTTTCTGTTAATGAATAAATTCCCCGGTGATTTGCCGAAGTTCCGCCTGGCGCTGACGATGATCATTGCGCACCAGCGTCTGCGAGATGCGCCGATTCCGGTCAACGACGATCTTTCCGCATTTCATCAACAGTTGCGTCGTACGGCGGATCATGTCATTTCAGCCGTGAATGACGACAAGCGCCGACGCTATTTTGGTCAGCTACTGGATGAGCTGGACGTGTACCAGGAAAAACTGCGAGTCTGGGAAGCGCCGCCGCAGGTCACCGAACCGGTGAAACGACTGACCGGCATGTTGCACAA